The nucleotide sequence attattatgtattttatttattttgaacttccCCCTAAAACATCGGGTTTGTAGGgttttgaaaattcaaatgatGATGTACTCATCGACGAAGCGTAAAGAATGCAATCACGAgcgtttgcattttttttttcatatttttcgcacttcaaaattaattattatgaatttttcaATGTGCTTTGGTATTTTTTATGtgctttgaaattttttaatctcacttatACTATGGCTATACATCGTAGTAAGGCTTTTTAGTAGTTTCAAAATATCaaactaaattttttcttaTTAGGTTGAAACGGATTACACACGGATAAACCTATTAAGAATGTGTGTCCAATTAATTAACGCGTTGACTCGAAATCCGTTATTTCATGTCATTGCGAGTCGAGTTAATAACTCGTGCAAGAAATTGTCAGGTTTAAAAAATTATCACTAAACTAAGAGCTAATTCATCCGAATTTAATTTCTTCCCACTTGGtcttttacaaaataaaaaaactaaaaaagacagcgaattttgttttttgaatatTATCGAAATTTTGGACCATACCTGAAAGTTTGTTCCCAAGGAAGAGAACCTCATAAAGGGTTCTGGATGCTTGACCAATGCTTCTTGGGATCGGACCGGTGAAATTGTTGTTGGCAAAAGTGAAGTAATGGGCAGGTGAGGAGCCAAGATCGTCAGGGATCTGCTGAGTGAAACAGTTGTTGTTGAGGAATAGCACATCAACGTCTAGTTTGATGACTCGGGCTGGGACTGGACCGGCAAAGAAGTTGAACCGGAGGTCCAAAAATGTCAAATTTGTTGCTGTTAAAACCTCGTACGGAAACCCTCCGGATAGCTTGTTGTTGCTGAGATCGAGCTCGTAGAAGTATCGAAGCATGGCAGTGCCAATCGGGACTGAGCCTGTGAAGTTGTTGGAGTTTGCATGGAAGAACACCAAGTCTTCTAACTTGTCAAGGAAGCCATCGAGTGGAAGTTTATTGTTGTCACCACCCAACATAGCCCCGTTGATGTCTATACCAGACACTGTTTTCTGCTTGTAGACAGGATGAACGGCGCAGACAAAGCCCTTGTATCTGCAAACATTTGGACCTTTCCATGTCTTTGCGAAGCCCTTTGGGTCGGACTTGATTTTTGCTACGAACCTTTTAACCACATTGAAGGCAACTTCAAGTCGCTCGCTTTCAAAGGGGCCGGAGGAAGGTGGTGGCGGTAATTTTGGTGGCAGTGGCGGTGGTGGAGACTGTAGTTTTGGAGGTGGAGGCAATGGCAGTGAtggaggaggaggtggtggcAGTGATGGTGGAGGCGGGCATGGAGGGGGAGGAGGGGGAGGACAATCTTCGTATTCGGGGGAGGGAGCAGGAGGGCTGGCCTCACCTCCTCCTCCACCTATGATTATCTCCAAGGCTTCAACCTTATAATGGTACAAACATAAATGCACCAAAAATGTTGAGATCAAaagtgaagaaaagaaagagaaggtaGCCATGTCTGGTTGTTTAAGCTCAATGAATGAAGAGTAGTTAGAAATAGTGAGGAGATACTAATatgtaataaaataaattttgtataTTAAGGAGATTAAGaaggaagacttgaagaaagaaagaatagtAAAGGGTCATGAGGAAACAGATAAACTTGCCCCCCAAATATGTTTGTCCGACGCTGAGAGTTGAGCTCTCATTGTCATACATTGCTGTTTGCCTTTTTATATTTGCTTTATAAAGTCTATTGGTGGCCTACCAAAAGTTTAGAAGTTTGGCGTTCATTACAGTATTAGAATGGAAATATATGTCCAAACGAAGATTTTGTGCTTGAATGAGAATTGTAGAAAAAGTAGGTTTATAGTAGTAAAATTGTTAGTCTTACGTATATTTGTACCCAATATGTGTCGGTGGGTTAGAAAGATGGTATACATGATAATACAAATATTTCATTACTCTTGTAGAAGTGattgaaattggaagaaaaatacaCCACTTGACTTGCTTGATTGGGTAAAGCTGAACTATTTACTCGACATGCTGCTAGGATTAGATGGGATTATTATTTGTAAAGGGATatactatccacacacccatttttacttctcacacaccccttattaatttctgtccgttaatcttcttcaattcatccgatccgacggccaaaaaccaaaaaggtgtgggagaagtaaaaaggggtgtatggatatcacacccctttgtAAATTGCATTTAATTTATGTAAATGGTTCAGCTACTACAGGACTCTTGTAACTGTATCTTGTAACTGTAGATCTCCTTGTGAATAAAACCGTGTAAAGGTTACGTTTTCATCAATGAGAATCAGAAAGTTCACAGCAAGCATTGATGCTTCCACCGCTTGAGGTTGctttcaaaataataataataataataactccATCTAATCCTAGTAGCTGAACCATTTATTcaacggacaaggattgtctgccctcctagttgtggtgccttTTCATGCCCTCttattttgtgtggttacggttaagtcacgtcaatattttatatttttattgttttttgtcttattatctcattaaaaaattaatataaaatattgacgtggcttaaccgtgaccgcacaaaatagaagggcatgaaagggcaccacaactaggagggcagacaatccttatcctTATTCAACAGGTAGAAAGAGGATAACTAAAGTGCTTTTCCAAAAAATGACTTGTCAATAATTTGTGACTCAGTCCTTTCACACGAGGGTGCAAACCCATAAACCCTAAGCTCTCTACGTCACAATTTCCACAAGAACAAAATACACATTGACTTCCAAGTCCATGCCACAACAATTATGCAATTTCTTTTGGAGGGTACCAAAACATGACACATAAGCTTCTGGATTGTTTCAACACATGACACCCAAGTGGGCATAAGGGGtgaagtttgatttcaatttggtATCCCTACTAACTAAAATATAGCATGACACAAACGTTTGGATTTTTTTCAACACATGACACCCAAGTGGGCATAACGGGGTGAAGTTTGGTATTCAATTATGTACTCCTCTTAATTAATGATtggtttgaaagtgtttttttaaataattaaaatcgtttttattgaaaatatttttaaaaccaatTCTTATAGCACTTCTAGTGTAGGAAGGCCTTCTTGGGCAATAGTCAACTCAATCCCCTCTAATGAACAATAACTACCGAAGTGCATCTCTATCCTTAAACTAAATAGCCAAGacaattcatattaaaatattagtattttttttattttacaaactaaTAAAAGATaacttatttttaatttcagacaataataaaaaattgattgaaagtatttgaaaatattaaaatgtagTGTAAAGTGGAAGAACATGGTCATGtatttatagaaagaaaaaaaaaattataattttttatgttttattagtttttttgtaatttttaataactataattttttaataatttaagtTGTGGTTGACGTCATGGTGACGTCACATAGGCAGGTCGCTGGGCTAGGCGATTATTGCCTGACTTCTTCATCGCGCTTGCCTTGGGTTCAATTGCCCGAGTGGATTGGGTTGCCTATCCCCAAGGCTATAGCAACGGTGGATTTTGGAAAAACACATTAAGTGTTTTTTGTAAAAAGCACATATCtggtatgtaacatcccacatcgctcagaggagtggatcctctaaaccttatatgtatattctcatctctacctagcacgaggccttttgggagctcactagcttcgggttctgtaggaacttcgaagttaagcaagttcgtgTGAGCGTaattccatgatgggtgacccactggaaagttctcgtgtgagttcctagaaacaaaacgtgagggtgtggtcggggcccaaagcagacaatatcgtgctacggcggagtcgagcccgggatgtggtgggggctcgggccaggatgtgacaatttggtattagaacCAATCTCTGGccggatgtgtgccgacgaagacgtcgggcccctaaggggggtggattgtaacatctcataTCGCCCAAgagagtggatcctctaagccttatatgtatattctcatctctacctacacgaggtcttttggaagctcactggcttcgggttccgtaggaactccgaagttaagcgagttcgcgtgagagcaatcccatgatgggtgacccattgggaagttctcgtgtgagttcccagaaacaaaatcctgagggcgtggtcagggcccaaagtggacaatatcgtgctacggcggagtcgagtccgggatgtggtagggacccgggctgggatgtgacatggTGCGTCttccaaaaagcacttaaaCTGCTTTTAAAACTGAGAATTAATTTCACCAAAAGCCCTTTCCACCAATTTGAAAGCTCTTCCAAACGAATTCGCAACTACTACAATAATTTAGGAAACCAAACATCCTATTTGCTAAGATATTGGACCACAAGCAAAACGCCTTTAATAGGGTAAAACAAGTAGGCCTTTCAACCATTTTGAAAACTCTTCCAAACGAATTTGAAACTACTACAATAATTTAGGAAACCAAACATCCTATTTGCTAAGATATTGGACCACAAGCAAAACGCCTTTAATAGGGTAAAACAAGTAGTTTTACTAAAAACACACACTAAGAGTAATATTTCCTTCATATATAATAAACAAAGCTTATCGGGAGAAGAACATGGTGCCAGATAATATTGCCAATTGAAGCTATAATATGGATCTTG is from Malus sylvestris chromosome 5, drMalSylv7.2, whole genome shotgun sequence and encodes:
- the LOC126620635 gene encoding uncharacterized protein At4g06744-like; amino-acid sequence: MATFSFFSSLLISTFLVHLCLYHYKVEALEIIIGGGGGEASPPAPSPEYEDCPPPPPPPCPPPPSLPPPPPPSLPLPPPPKLQSPPPPLPPKLPPPPSSGPFESERLEVAFNVVKRFVAKIKSDPKGFAKTWKGPNVCRYKGFVCAVHPVYKQKTVSGIDINGAMLGGDNNKLPLDGFLDKLEDLVFFHANSNNFTGSVPIGTAMLRYFYELDLSNNKLSGGFPYEVLTATNLTFLDLRFNFFAGPVPARVIKLDVDVLFLNNNCFTQQIPDDLGSSPAHYFTFANNNFTGPIPRSIGQASRTLYEVLFLGNKLSGCLPYEIGYLNQATVFDASSNCLTGPIPASFACLAKIEFLNLAKNQLYGPVPEMVCMLSNLENLSLADNYFTEVGPECQKLIDRKKLDVSRNCILDQPNQRINEECATFFSMPIKCPNEKEMINIPCKRPYSGSNEKKSDHLPRAPLSYGTLVPHRL